One genomic window of Stigmatella ashevillena includes the following:
- a CDS encoding FKBP-type peptidyl-prolyl cis-trans isomerase, with the protein MPKKPSSQPLVSTEEAAMRRRVEQSAAARALATGGVELPEVNPPSLEGLEVTVPQAPDPSRDALLARFHELRREQAQRRQRAPGEPAALGDEVAVDILGFAHGQPIPSSARLGMRLELAPRPALPGLFEGMVGLRVGESTRLQLTLPPDYPVEGLRGAKAEFLVMLHEAWALTLLPEDNTEFLTRLGRGMTLEAVMDSIAVELEEQLTDALWLEAEQRVLDALAERTQVELPGSLIDEEIRRSWGRSEGRALISMNTPPEHQESSLQAWLSDDFQRQDAERRLRVSLGLRALIESEQLHVTDADLHELLDRVAGELGLSRNDVEAALREDRGMTRTVAETALHLKAVEYVMERAQVHFEGAGEGRAQLGKA; encoded by the coding sequence ATGCCCAAGAAGCCCTCGTCCCAACCGCTGGTCTCCACGGAGGAGGCCGCCATGCGCAGGCGCGTGGAGCAGAGCGCGGCCGCCCGTGCGCTCGCCACCGGGGGCGTGGAGTTGCCCGAGGTCAACCCTCCCTCGCTGGAGGGACTCGAGGTAACGGTGCCCCAGGCCCCGGACCCATCCCGGGACGCACTGCTGGCGCGCTTCCACGAGCTGCGGCGCGAGCAGGCTCAGCGCCGCCAGCGCGCCCCGGGCGAGCCTGCTGCCCTGGGCGATGAGGTGGCCGTGGACATCCTCGGGTTCGCCCACGGCCAGCCGATTCCCTCCAGCGCCCGCCTGGGCATGCGCCTCGAGCTGGCGCCGCGTCCGGCACTGCCCGGTCTTTTCGAGGGCATGGTGGGCCTGAGGGTGGGCGAGTCCACGCGGCTCCAGCTCACACTTCCCCCTGACTACCCCGTCGAAGGGCTGCGCGGCGCGAAGGCCGAATTCCTGGTGATGCTCCATGAAGCCTGGGCGCTGACCCTGCTCCCAGAGGACAACACGGAGTTCCTCACGCGCCTGGGCCGGGGGATGACGCTGGAGGCGGTGATGGACTCCATTGCGGTGGAGCTCGAAGAGCAGCTCACCGATGCGCTGTGGCTCGAAGCCGAACAACGTGTCCTGGACGCGCTGGCCGAACGAACCCAAGTGGAGCTGCCCGGCTCGCTCATCGACGAAGAGATCCGCCGTTCCTGGGGAAGAAGCGAGGGCCGCGCGTTGATCTCCATGAACACGCCCCCGGAGCACCAGGAGTCCTCCCTCCAGGCATGGCTGTCCGATGACTTCCAGCGCCAGGATGCCGAGCGGCGACTGCGCGTCTCCCTTGGGCTCCGGGCGCTCATCGAGAGCGAGCAACTGCATGTCACAGACGCCGATCTTCACGAACTGCTGGACCGGGTCGCAGGGGAACTGGGCCTGAGCCGGAACGACGTGGAAGCGGCTTTGAGAGAGGATCGGGGAATGACCCGGACGGTGGCGGAGACGGCCTTGCACCTGAAGGCCGTGGAGTACGTGATGGAGCGGGCACAGGTCCACTTCGAGGGAGCCGGGGAGGGCCGGGCGCAGCTCGGCAAGGCCTGA
- a CDS encoding AbfB domain-containing protein: MKRALQFRTGSAPLRLLSLLCGVLSLHGAHAAWTPKTPPLATQWTSQVSTANALPEYPRPQMVRADWQNLNGEWQFGNATAGQTPPFGQNLAESILVPFPIESALSGIKRHQDRMWYRRTFTVPAAWNGRRVNLHFDAVDWEATVYVNGQRVGAHQGGFDSFSFDITSNLNGGTNELIVGVYDPTDAGTQPVGKQTNNPQGIEYTAASGIWQTVWLEPTPSARITRLDMTPDVTGSALRLTVRGAGIAGQTVEAVAFDGTTQVGSAVGSVDGEIRIPVPNPKLWSPESPFLYDLRVSLKSGTSTVDQVTSYFGMRSVGLKLVGGVLRPVLNGQFVFQIGTLDQGYWPDGIYTAPTDAALKFDIQKHKDLGYNLIRKHIKVEPQRWFYWADKLGILVWQDMPCMDSGKSPTAAARTQFELELREMIDEHRSTPSVITWVIQNEGWGQYDQARLADLVKGWDASRLVDNMSGVNCCNAVDGGNGDLVDWHVYVGPGSPPPSSTRAAVVGEFGGLGLKVAGHLWNPNGSFFSYEEVPDSATLTSRYVGLMKSIHPLMNRPGLSAAVYTEITDVEGEINGMLTYDRAIVKVDANQVRTAHLNLIAASRQLNTQGPLPVGQYRSLQVMVPGYTNRYLRHFEGLGVTEVVDSASSGVLKQDTTFKIVAGLADAACYSFESRNFPGSYLRHFNSRVRRDPRDGTALFDQDATFCARPALNGSPSVSLESKNKPGFYLRHRSSEVWVDAFSDTSGFRQDATWGITVPWWQSNATLSQGTYQSLQVTTPGYTNRSLRHIDSLAFTEVVDSGSNATLKQDATFKLVPGLAESSCYSFESRNFPGQYLRHSNSRIRKDTPDGSVIFKQDATFCAQPGLSGTGISFESFNFPGRYLRHALSEVWIASGIGSNWDSANNFNPDATWNVVPAWAP; the protein is encoded by the coding sequence ATGAAACGAGCCCTTCAATTCCGTACAGGCAGTGCTCCCTTACGACTGTTGTCCCTGCTCTGTGGCGTGTTGTCACTCCATGGCGCTCACGCGGCCTGGACTCCCAAGACACCGCCCCTGGCCACGCAGTGGACCTCGCAAGTCTCCACTGCCAATGCCCTGCCGGAATACCCCCGGCCGCAGATGGTCCGCGCCGACTGGCAGAACCTCAATGGCGAGTGGCAATTCGGCAATGCCACCGCGGGCCAGACGCCTCCCTTCGGCCAGAACCTTGCCGAGAGCATCCTCGTCCCCTTCCCCATCGAGTCCGCCCTCTCCGGCATCAAGCGTCACCAGGACCGCATGTGGTACCGCCGCACCTTCACCGTTCCCGCCGCCTGGAACGGCCGCCGCGTCAACCTTCACTTCGACGCCGTGGACTGGGAGGCCACCGTCTACGTCAACGGCCAACGGGTGGGGGCGCACCAGGGTGGCTTCGACAGCTTCAGCTTCGACATCACCAGCAACCTCAACGGGGGCACCAACGAGCTCATCGTCGGTGTCTATGATCCCACCGACGCGGGCACCCAGCCCGTGGGAAAGCAGACCAACAACCCGCAGGGCATCGAATACACGGCGGCCTCGGGCATCTGGCAGACGGTGTGGCTGGAGCCCACGCCCTCGGCCCGCATCACCCGGCTCGACATGACACCGGACGTGACGGGCTCGGCCCTTCGCCTCACGGTGCGCGGCGCAGGCATCGCGGGCCAGACCGTCGAGGCCGTTGCCTTCGATGGCACCACCCAAGTGGGCAGCGCGGTGGGCAGTGTGGACGGAGAGATCCGCATCCCCGTCCCCAATCCCAAGCTCTGGTCTCCCGAGAGCCCCTTCCTCTATGACTTGCGCGTTTCCCTCAAGAGCGGCACCTCCACCGTCGACCAGGTAACAAGCTACTTCGGTATGCGTTCGGTGGGCCTGAAGCTCGTGGGCGGCGTGCTGCGTCCGGTGCTCAATGGCCAGTTCGTCTTTCAAATCGGCACCCTGGATCAGGGCTACTGGCCGGACGGCATCTACACCGCCCCCACCGATGCGGCCCTCAAGTTCGACATCCAGAAGCACAAGGACCTGGGCTACAACCTCATCCGCAAGCACATCAAAGTCGAGCCCCAGCGCTGGTTCTACTGGGCCGACAAGCTGGGCATCCTCGTCTGGCAGGACATGCCCTGCATGGACTCCGGCAAGAGCCCCACCGCCGCCGCGCGGACGCAGTTCGAGCTCGAGCTGCGCGAGATGATCGATGAGCACCGCAGCACCCCTTCGGTCATCACCTGGGTGATCCAGAACGAGGGCTGGGGCCAGTACGACCAGGCCCGGCTGGCCGATCTGGTGAAGGGCTGGGACGCCTCCCGCCTGGTGGACAACATGAGTGGCGTCAATTGCTGCAACGCCGTGGACGGTGGCAACGGCGATCTGGTGGATTGGCACGTCTACGTGGGCCCGGGTTCCCCGCCCCCCTCGTCCACGCGCGCCGCGGTGGTGGGCGAGTTCGGCGGCCTGGGCTTGAAGGTCGCCGGCCACCTGTGGAACCCCAACGGCAGCTTCTTCAGTTACGAGGAGGTGCCCGACAGCGCCACGCTCACCAGCCGTTACGTGGGCCTGATGAAGTCCATCCACCCCCTGATGAACAGGCCCGGCCTGAGCGCGGCCGTCTACACCGAGATCACCGACGTGGAAGGTGAGATCAACGGCATGCTCACTTACGACCGCGCCATCGTCAAGGTGGATGCCAATCAGGTGCGCACGGCGCACCTCAACCTGATCGCCGCCTCGCGCCAGCTCAACACGCAAGGCCCTCTTCCCGTGGGCCAATACCGCTCCTTGCAAGTGATGGTGCCGGGCTACACCAACCGGTACCTGCGCCACTTCGAAGGCCTGGGCGTCACCGAGGTGGTGGACAGCGCCAGCAGCGGCGTTCTCAAGCAGGACACGACCTTCAAGATCGTGGCCGGCCTGGCGGACGCCGCCTGCTACTCCTTCGAGTCGCGCAACTTCCCCGGCAGCTACCTGCGGCACTTCAACAGCCGCGTCCGCAGAGACCCCAGGGATGGCACGGCGCTCTTCGACCAGGATGCCACCTTCTGCGCTCGCCCGGCGCTCAACGGCTCTCCCAGCGTGTCGCTGGAGTCCAAGAACAAGCCTGGCTTCTATCTGCGCCACCGCAGCAGTGAGGTCTGGGTCGATGCGTTCAGCGACACCTCGGGCTTCCGTCAAGACGCGACCTGGGGCATCACCGTGCCCTGGTGGCAGAGCAACGCGACCCTCTCCCAGGGCACGTACCAGTCCCTCCAGGTGACGACGCCGGGTTACACCAACCGCTCCCTGCGCCACATCGACAGCCTGGCCTTCACCGAAGTGGTGGACAGCGGCAGCAACGCCACGCTCAAGCAGGATGCGACCTTCAAACTCGTGCCGGGCCTGGCCGAGTCGAGCTGCTACTCCTTCGAGTCGCGCAACTTCCCCGGCCAGTACCTGAGGCACTCCAACAGCCGCATCCGCAAGGACACACCCGACGGTTCGGTGATCTTCAAACAGGACGCCACCTTCTGTGCACAGCCAGGGCTCTCGGGCACCGGCATCTCCTTCGAGTCCTTCAACTTCCCCGGACGCTACCTCCGCCATGCCCTCTCCGAGGTGTGGATCGCCTCGGGGATTGGAAGCAACTGGGACTCAGCGAACAACTTCAATCCGGACGCCACCTGGAACGTCGTGCCCGCCTGGGCCCCCTGA
- a CDS encoding GxGYxYP domain-containing protein: MKSIRWIRWVPAVAAAFAASELIHPQAAAAAGLTWPQGQVLPSFSTPAATLDLMDLTISEYKYEAEGTQIRHGTGHLDGNGWVAQTSIDAANQFLTYGPYASDIPVGSNTAFFDLSIDNNTANNDIVVTVDVRDNTTGAVLASRDITRTAFTKLYTFERFELPFNNPVAGHGIEFRIFWYGRAYIKADAVGTRAQVQDDEAALFTTLKGIVNRTQPRIFTYDNAIRGQDGKFGWLNALGLGYTEVSDRWSLLAKYRNELSGIVIYDNALPDTLNLATTIAGLQNGVAVSPALATRLTAAPYNLPILMDLRGRFTTKVQVYQYLYDYYWSQVTHKLIIGLSPGIKGFLRDYATAAKLAVVWLDPKVPAEDTMLRKFLSAMPYGNGGIYMGWWPEEAAGIERVSEYGISTLAGDFSSNLTVFGGTSRTVSVKPTPNKPPLNNKIYISLILSDGDNLQYVEHLFKKLWDSSNRGQVPLGWTISPAMLDAMPGVLNYLHTTATPNDNLISGPTGLGYTYPNYWGNQSYLDNYVSLTQDYMNRSGLKVVTVWNKIDGATNANVGNSFAYNAPLLLGLTAQNAGGGITVYNNMLPSQGLNATYCPTESSMVSEINRHISGWNGTSPRFVSIQANPWEGNSYQSFVNVVNTFSSNSNIVFVRPDIYFQLMREHYNLPVDPATLVKIYEAENTSYATSPFSHTVGRSNDNGWSANVSQDGEGLMLYGPYVTSFPAGQLTTTFKMKIDAVTGTNDLVATLDVRDATTGTVLTAFDVYRSHFKAGGIYQDFSLTFNNTAGRSLEFRAHYKDKAAINIDKVTTTTRLGQYEAEGAVLAHHAGRISGDGWQASLSLDAAGHMVYGPYDANVPVGTRKLTFRLKTDNNSLGAQVLATLDVRNGTTGATVASMDLTAQQFTAANQYQDFSLTFHQTAINQPLEYRVYFHKRSTLTVDKITVY; this comes from the coding sequence ATGAAAAGCATTCGATGGATCCGTTGGGTCCCCGCTGTTGCCGCGGCCTTCGCTGCGTCAGAGCTGATTCACCCCCAGGCGGCGGCCGCCGCCGGCCTCACCTGGCCTCAAGGCCAGGTGCTCCCGTCCTTTTCCACGCCAGCGGCGACGCTGGATCTGATGGATTTGACGATCTCCGAATACAAGTACGAAGCAGAAGGCACCCAGATCAGACATGGAACCGGACACCTCGATGGCAACGGCTGGGTTGCACAGACATCGATAGACGCAGCCAATCAGTTCCTGACCTACGGGCCCTATGCCTCCGACATTCCCGTGGGCAGCAACACGGCCTTCTTCGATCTGAGCATCGACAACAACACGGCCAACAATGACATCGTGGTGACCGTGGATGTCCGCGACAACACGACGGGAGCCGTGCTGGCGTCGAGAGACATCACCCGGACGGCGTTCACGAAGCTGTACACCTTCGAGCGCTTCGAACTCCCCTTCAACAACCCGGTGGCGGGGCACGGGATCGAGTTCAGGATCTTCTGGTACGGAAGGGCCTACATCAAGGCCGACGCCGTGGGAACCCGGGCCCAAGTCCAAGATGACGAGGCGGCTCTCTTCACGACGCTGAAAGGAATCGTCAACAGGACGCAGCCACGCATCTTCACGTACGACAACGCCATACGAGGTCAAGACGGCAAGTTCGGTTGGCTGAATGCCCTGGGGCTCGGGTACACGGAGGTCTCCGATCGCTGGAGCCTCCTGGCCAAATACAGGAACGAGCTCAGCGGCATCGTCATCTACGACAATGCCCTGCCTGACACACTGAACCTGGCCACCACCATCGCAGGCCTGCAGAATGGCGTTGCCGTCTCCCCTGCCCTGGCGACCCGGCTGACGGCCGCACCGTACAACCTGCCCATCTTGATGGACTTGCGCGGCCGTTTCACGACGAAGGTCCAAGTCTACCAGTACCTGTACGACTATTACTGGTCTCAGGTCACACACAAATTGATCATCGGTCTCTCCCCAGGCATCAAAGGCTTCCTGCGGGATTACGCCACGGCAGCCAAGTTGGCCGTCGTGTGGCTCGACCCGAAGGTCCCCGCCGAAGACACGATGTTGAGGAAGTTTCTGTCGGCGATGCCCTACGGAAACGGCGGCATCTACATGGGGTGGTGGCCCGAGGAAGCAGCGGGCATCGAGCGAGTCTCCGAGTACGGCATCTCCACCCTGGCTGGCGATTTCTCCTCGAACCTGACGGTGTTTGGCGGAACGTCCAGGACCGTGAGCGTCAAGCCCACGCCCAACAAGCCCCCGTTGAACAACAAGATCTACATCTCGCTCATCCTGAGCGACGGGGACAACCTCCAGTATGTGGAGCACCTCTTCAAGAAGCTCTGGGACAGCTCCAACCGGGGGCAGGTCCCCCTCGGGTGGACCATCTCTCCCGCGATGCTGGACGCCATGCCCGGCGTGCTGAACTACCTGCACACCACCGCCACGCCCAATGACAACCTCATCTCGGGCCCGACAGGACTGGGCTACACCTATCCCAATTACTGGGGAAACCAATCCTATCTGGACAATTATGTCTCCTTGACCCAGGACTACATGAACCGCTCGGGACTGAAGGTCGTCACCGTGTGGAACAAGATTGACGGCGCCACGAACGCGAATGTGGGCAACAGCTTTGCCTACAACGCGCCCTTGCTGCTGGGGTTGACCGCGCAGAACGCCGGTGGAGGCATCACCGTCTACAACAACATGCTGCCCAGCCAGGGGCTCAACGCCACGTACTGCCCGACGGAAAGCTCCATGGTCTCGGAGATCAACCGCCACATCTCGGGATGGAACGGCACGTCTCCCCGGTTTGTCAGCATCCAGGCCAACCCCTGGGAGGGCAACAGCTACCAAAGCTTTGTCAATGTGGTGAATACCTTCAGCAGCAACAGCAACATCGTCTTCGTCAGGCCGGACATCTACTTCCAGCTGATGAGGGAGCACTACAATCTGCCGGTCGACCCTGCTACCCTCGTCAAGATCTATGAGGCGGAGAACACGAGCTATGCCACCTCGCCGTTCTCGCACACGGTCGGCCGCTCGAACGACAATGGCTGGTCAGCGAACGTCTCGCAGGACGGCGAGGGACTGATGTTGTATGGCCCTTACGTCACGTCGTTTCCGGCCGGACAGTTGACCACGACGTTCAAGATGAAGATAGACGCCGTGACCGGCACCAATGATCTTGTCGCCACGCTCGATGTCCGAGACGCCACCACGGGAACGGTGCTGACAGCGTTCGATGTCTACCGCAGCCACTTCAAGGCCGGCGGCATCTATCAAGACTTCAGCCTGACCTTCAACAACACCGCGGGGCGTTCGCTCGAATTCAGGGCCCACTACAAGGACAAGGCGGCCATCAACATCGACAAGGTCACGACGACGACGCGCCTTGGCCAATACGAGGCAGAAGGTGCCGTTCTGGCGCACCACGCGGGACGCATCAGCGGCGACGGATGGCAGGCTTCGCTCTCCCTCGACGCGGCCGGCCACATGGTCTACGGCCCCTATGATGCCAATGTGCCTGTCGGCACGCGGAAGCTCACGTTCCGGCTGAAGACCGACAACAACTCCCTTGGGGCTCAAGTCCTTGCGACCCTCGATGTCCGGAATGGCACCACGGGAGCAACGGTCGCAAGCATGGACCTGACGGCACAACAATTCACCGCCGCCAACCAGTACCAGGACTTCAGCCTGACCTTCCATCAGACAGCGATCAACCAACCTCTCGAATACAGGGTCTACTTCCACAAGAGGTCAACCCTGACCGTCGATAAGATCACCGTCTACTGA
- a CDS encoding alpha/beta fold hydrolase, with translation MKHKNPETATIPGPAGRLMVTTEGQGGIPVLFVHELSADRTHWAETQHHLATQSVAFDLRGLGESGGSHGPFGVEAAVEDVTAVADALLPQPFVLVGHGFGAAVASAFASYYPERLAGLLYVEPVGDLRHTAKAEADAWIENFGEAKYRAFHEHWLDPLLIGAKETTRGRVMSTLRTSRREAIAGNMASLFGHNPDEAFERFKGPTHALVAATGPETLVGQRATLSRSVAPRTSHWLMLDSPQWFHSELVRFLGQCRSAH, from the coding sequence ATGAAGCACAAGAACCCGGAGACGGCGACAATCCCTGGACCTGCGGGGCGGCTGATGGTCACCACTGAGGGGCAGGGTGGAATCCCCGTCCTCTTCGTGCACGAACTCTCCGCCGACCGGACGCACTGGGCCGAGACGCAGCATCACCTCGCGACGCAGAGCGTCGCGTTCGATCTGCGCGGGCTAGGCGAAAGCGGAGGGTCCCATGGCCCCTTTGGTGTGGAGGCCGCAGTGGAGGATGTCACCGCGGTCGCCGACGCGCTGCTGCCCCAGCCGTTTGTCCTGGTGGGCCATGGCTTCGGGGCCGCGGTCGCGAGTGCTTTCGCCTCGTATTATCCTGAGCGGCTGGCGGGGTTGCTCTACGTGGAGCCGGTAGGAGACCTGCGCCACACCGCGAAGGCCGAGGCCGACGCCTGGATCGAGAACTTCGGCGAAGCGAAGTACCGCGCCTTCCACGAGCATTGGCTCGATCCGCTGCTCATCGGGGCGAAGGAGACGACGCGCGGGCGGGTCATGAGCACCCTGCGCACGTCGCGGAGGGAGGCCATCGCAGGCAACATGGCCTCACTCTTCGGTCACAATCCGGACGAAGCGTTTGAGCGCTTCAAGGGCCCCACCCATGCGCTGGTGGCCGCCACTGGCCCAGAGACGCTGGTGGGGCAGCGGGCCACGCTGTCTCGCTCCGTGGCGCCGCGCACGAGCCACTGGTTGATGTTGGACTCGCCGCAATGGTTTCACTCGGAGCTGGTCCGATTCCTTGGCCAATGCAGGTCGGCCCACTGA
- a CDS encoding glycoside hydrolase family 19 protein: protein MAPQSSVFKEKFNMLRQELQGVSKSLLGAAVLFFSMAVVFAPQDAAAACRGAWAEGSAYNTGDGVTYNGGKYTARQAHTACVGCGWNPVAAPSLWQAGGDCTGGGDPPPPTGSGIAAILSESTFNTMFPGRNGFYTYSALVAAANTFPSFATSGDTATRKREVAAFLANISHETGGLVYIEEINKSVMCDTSWGPPGCGCAAGKWYYGRGPIQLSWNGNYCAAGNALGVDLKNNPDLVAQNATIAWRTGFWFWTTQTGAGSMTGHNAIVNGAGFGETIRTINGALECNGRNPAQVQSRINNYTRFLGLLGASAVGNNGC, encoded by the coding sequence ATGGCACCTCAATCTTCAGTCTTCAAGGAGAAGTTCAATATGTTGCGGCAGGAACTGCAGGGCGTTTCGAAGAGCCTCTTGGGTGCGGCAGTGCTGTTCTTTTCGATGGCAGTTGTATTTGCACCGCAGGACGCGGCCGCGGCGTGTCGAGGCGCCTGGGCGGAAGGATCGGCTTACAACACTGGCGATGGGGTGACTTACAACGGCGGCAAGTACACCGCGCGCCAAGCCCATACTGCCTGCGTCGGTTGTGGCTGGAATCCTGTGGCGGCACCGTCGCTGTGGCAGGCGGGCGGAGACTGCACCGGTGGGGGCGATCCGCCTCCTCCCACGGGGAGCGGGATCGCGGCGATCCTGAGCGAGTCGACGTTCAACACGATGTTCCCCGGCCGCAACGGCTTCTACACCTACTCGGCCCTGGTGGCCGCGGCCAACACCTTCCCCTCCTTCGCCACCTCGGGTGACACCGCCACCCGCAAGCGCGAAGTGGCCGCCTTCCTGGCCAACATCTCCCACGAGACCGGCGGCCTGGTCTACATCGAGGAGATCAACAAGAGCGTCATGTGTGACACCTCGTGGGGTCCTCCGGGCTGCGGCTGCGCGGCCGGCAAGTGGTACTACGGCCGCGGCCCCATCCAGCTGTCTTGGAATGGCAACTACTGCGCGGCTGGCAATGCGCTGGGCGTGGACCTGAAGAACAACCCGGACCTGGTCGCCCAGAACGCCACGATTGCCTGGCGCACCGGCTTCTGGTTCTGGACGACCCAGACGGGCGCTGGCTCCATGACGGGCCACAACGCCATCGTCAACGGCGCTGGCTTCGGCGAGACCATCCGCACCATCAACGGCGCCCTGGAGTGCAACGGCCGTAACCCCGCTCAGGTTCAGAGCCGCATCAACAACTACACCCGCTTCCTCGGCCTGCTCGGCGCTTCCGCCGTCGGCAACAACGGCTGCTAA
- a CDS encoding fimbrial protein — MTVKCPKCGTPLDVRGLQPGSSFICQCGNTVGVPKGGLSRKMLYLLIAGGLVVLSCPCVGILAAVAIPNFMQYQGRARQAECKVHLKSFYTAQILHSESAEGYEPVLSKIGFSPERGNRYAYFAGAGPLEMRSSADPTGTEQAQAIGVDTFQLTDQAPITFEMLPPEVAQQVGLTGECPDCDITMVCAGNLDRDSTLDIWSVSLKDRTLTDGTHIAAGQRFQHVDDNME, encoded by the coding sequence ATGACTGTGAAGTGTCCGAAGTGTGGCACCCCGCTCGACGTGCGAGGCCTCCAGCCCGGCTCCTCCTTCATCTGCCAATGCGGCAACACCGTGGGGGTGCCCAAAGGGGGGCTGAGCCGCAAGATGCTCTACCTCCTCATCGCCGGGGGTCTGGTGGTGCTCTCCTGCCCCTGCGTGGGCATCCTCGCGGCCGTCGCTATCCCGAACTTCATGCAGTACCAGGGGCGAGCGCGGCAGGCCGAGTGCAAGGTCCACCTCAAGTCCTTCTACACCGCGCAAATCCTCCACAGCGAATCGGCGGAGGGCTACGAGCCTGTTCTCTCCAAGATTGGCTTCTCACCCGAGCGCGGCAACCGCTATGCCTACTTCGCGGGAGCGGGGCCCCTGGAGATGCGCAGCAGCGCCGATCCCACGGGGACGGAGCAAGCCCAGGCCATCGGGGTGGATACCTTCCAGCTCACCGATCAAGCCCCCATCACTTTCGAGATGCTCCCGCCCGAGGTGGCTCAGCAGGTGGGCCTGACGGGGGAGTGCCCTGACTGCGATATCACCATGGTGTGCGCGGGGAACCTCGACCGGGATTCCACGCTGGATATCTGGAGTGTCTCCCTCAAGGACCGCACGCTGACGGATGGCACCCACATCGCCGCGGGGCAACGCTTCCAACATGTGGATGACAACATGGAGTGA